The following coding sequences lie in one Corallococcus macrosporus genomic window:
- a CDS encoding flagellar motor protein: MAAGHVLVLVLLLLSSGASAQALSADLPAQASTIAGRVCVDVDGDGLCGPDEPGLADVRLVLATGREVRTDAFGRYHLTGVDSRVPDLTDGPHLRPGRHALKVDPRSLPPASQVVPRTATVEVPWGAAVLQDFAVRPPPTRPSAPALSAPSRPPEARVANGGLRFVISGKASPGDRVRAGDVDATVEESGAWLATVSLQPGRNVVTLTTTSPGGAVEFTQQSFDVVRRGEHGWLVIPRERQRLGAVRGLSASAPLAAGDTFLRLEVPPGTEVTSPGASLHAGPDGEVRLPVRLVPGRNTVPMTLAPPSQAPSTVTVSVEARAQAFAVGLLDVEASIAPAGGGFRLRGRGALHGEAQLGPIQVVGELDLNDNDLRQLHDAPLADWLRPRLPERYDRWPDPDLVPAEWGDASVSLTPNPTEGRLRLEARHEQYGRAGFGTWRALLQDREVGRYHRPLFGPYAELHEHLGPVRVGLDVFAGGLLDPTRGLAATPAHEELRATGGSLYYLGGGTVAEGSELVRVEVRDGVTGLPLGEQHLIRGRDYDIDYLAGRILLARPLSFMTGASLLRTDALTQAPEPVLVVDYAVLHTGDPRDSVGGEAWARWRDSTVGLSAVRERRLGAPFQLLSGRGQTKLGGYSLLAEAASSRGLAVESGVFGVSDDGGLSFLRPVGTQDDHGGAVGLRLSGPGVLGPAHGGSVDAAWRERSRGFSDGAHLDAARFRQLSLRVTQPVGPVEFTLLGDERRSADPRLPFEDTPFGARTLGAAVGYDRDEWGARVELRDSWLRATEVPGEGDALDGGRTSLGVAGHYALSSRLTLSAGHRQQLNGRGAGLGKRDDTFTSAGVDVSLDEDTTVGVKGGWGPELGPQAWLDARVRRGRETYYGGYSVDVDGPDFGAGRAVTGARTEVGDGTTVFVEDVSAHDAMAVRRARAVGFQWEAGRSGISAGVRYERGVRHPLDIDSDLTRDVASVSAQWLRERFRADVRAELRHEEGTPARGASGPVDRTQVVLALAAEAQLMKDVTASGRLDFAHTVGREGLEARFAEGFAALVWRPGPWLVVARYGLTRELSPGARFVFGDRVLQTVSLMPAVRLGERLSVASGLHVGRSSLGASSRWVWTGTLRPSVRVLGGLEVAVEAAQRTSAADDRGLSALRPEVAWRMDERMRVALGYTVLGFSGLGLEGNPEDAPDRLYLRAEVAW, translated from the coding sequence ATGGCGGCAGGCCACGTCCTCGTGCTCGTCCTGCTCCTGCTGTCGTCCGGGGCGTCCGCGCAGGCGCTGTCCGCTGACCTGCCCGCGCAGGCTTCGACCATCGCGGGGCGTGTCTGTGTCGACGTGGACGGCGATGGCCTCTGTGGACCCGATGAGCCCGGGCTCGCGGATGTGCGGCTGGTGCTGGCCACGGGTCGTGAGGTGCGCACCGATGCGTTCGGCCGCTACCACCTCACCGGCGTGGACTCGCGCGTGCCGGACCTGACCGATGGCCCGCACCTGCGCCCCGGACGCCATGCGCTGAAGGTGGATCCGCGCAGCCTGCCGCCCGCCAGTCAGGTGGTCCCCCGGACCGCGACCGTGGAGGTGCCTTGGGGCGCCGCTGTCCTCCAGGACTTCGCCGTGCGGCCTCCGCCCACGCGCCCGTCCGCGCCCGCTCTCTCCGCCCCCAGTCGTCCCCCCGAGGCCCGCGTCGCGAACGGCGGACTCCGTTTCGTGATCAGCGGCAAGGCCTCCCCCGGCGACCGGGTCCGCGCGGGCGACGTGGACGCAACGGTGGAGGAGTCCGGCGCGTGGCTCGCGACCGTTTCGCTCCAGCCCGGAAGGAACGTCGTCACCCTCACCACCACCTCGCCGGGTGGGGCGGTGGAGTTCACCCAGCAGTCCTTCGACGTCGTGCGACGCGGTGAGCACGGCTGGCTCGTCATCCCCCGCGAGCGGCAGCGCCTGGGCGCCGTGCGCGGGCTCTCTGCCTCCGCGCCACTGGCCGCGGGAGACACGTTCCTGCGCCTGGAGGTGCCCCCCGGCACCGAGGTGACGTCTCCTGGCGCGAGCCTCCACGCGGGCCCCGACGGTGAGGTCCGTCTGCCCGTGCGGCTCGTGCCGGGACGCAACACCGTCCCCATGACGCTGGCTCCGCCGTCGCAAGCCCCGAGCACCGTGACGGTGTCCGTGGAAGCGCGGGCCCAGGCCTTCGCCGTGGGCCTGCTCGACGTGGAGGCCAGCATCGCGCCTGCTGGCGGTGGCTTCCGGCTGCGGGGGCGCGGTGCCCTTCACGGTGAGGCCCAGCTGGGGCCCATTCAGGTCGTCGGCGAGCTGGACCTGAACGACAACGACCTGCGCCAACTGCACGACGCGCCGCTCGCGGACTGGTTGCGTCCCCGGCTGCCCGAGCGCTACGACCGCTGGCCCGACCCCGACCTCGTGCCGGCGGAGTGGGGCGATGCTTCCGTGTCCCTCACGCCCAACCCCACCGAGGGACGCCTGCGCCTGGAGGCCCGGCACGAGCAGTACGGCCGCGCGGGCTTCGGCACCTGGCGCGCGCTGCTCCAGGACCGCGAGGTGGGCCGCTACCACCGCCCGCTCTTCGGCCCCTACGCGGAGCTGCACGAACACCTGGGCCCCGTGCGCGTGGGCCTGGACGTGTTCGCTGGCGGGCTGCTGGACCCCACGCGCGGCTTGGCCGCGACGCCCGCGCACGAGGAGCTGCGGGCCACCGGCGGCAGCCTCTACTACCTGGGCGGCGGCACCGTGGCGGAGGGCTCCGAGCTGGTGCGCGTGGAGGTGCGCGACGGCGTCACCGGCCTGCCCCTGGGCGAACAGCACCTCATCCGGGGCCGCGACTACGACATCGACTACCTCGCGGGCCGCATCCTGCTCGCGCGCCCGCTGTCGTTCATGACCGGCGCGTCGCTCCTGCGCACGGACGCGCTCACCCAGGCGCCGGAGCCGGTGCTCGTCGTGGACTACGCCGTGCTGCACACCGGGGACCCTCGCGACTCCGTGGGCGGCGAGGCCTGGGCGCGCTGGCGCGACTCCACCGTCGGCCTGTCCGCCGTGCGCGAGCGCCGTCTGGGGGCTCCCTTTCAACTGCTGTCGGGGCGGGGCCAGACGAAGCTGGGCGGCTACTCGCTCCTCGCCGAGGCCGCCAGCAGCCGGGGCCTCGCGGTGGAGTCGGGCGTGTTCGGCGTGTCGGACGACGGCGGCCTGTCCTTCCTCCGGCCGGTGGGCACGCAGGACGACCACGGCGGCGCGGTGGGCCTGCGCCTCAGCGGGCCTGGCGTCCTGGGCCCCGCGCATGGCGGCTCCGTGGATGCGGCATGGCGTGAGCGCTCGCGGGGCTTCTCCGATGGCGCGCACCTGGACGCCGCGCGCTTCCGGCAACTGTCCCTGCGCGTCACCCAGCCCGTGGGCCCGGTGGAGTTCACGCTCCTGGGCGACGAGCGCCGCTCGGCGGATCCGCGCCTGCCCTTCGAGGACACGCCCTTCGGCGCCCGCACGCTGGGCGCCGCCGTGGGCTACGACCGCGATGAATGGGGCGCGCGCGTGGAGCTGCGCGACAGCTGGCTGCGCGCCACCGAGGTGCCGGGTGAGGGCGACGCGCTCGATGGCGGCCGCACGTCCCTGGGCGTGGCGGGCCACTACGCGCTGTCCTCGCGGCTGACCCTGTCCGCGGGTCACCGGCAGCAGCTGAACGGGCGTGGCGCCGGCCTGGGCAAGAGGGACGACACCTTCACCTCCGCGGGCGTGGACGTGTCACTGGACGAGGACACCACCGTCGGCGTGAAGGGCGGCTGGGGCCCCGAGCTGGGCCCGCAGGCCTGGCTGGATGCTCGCGTGCGGCGCGGACGGGAGACGTACTACGGCGGCTACTCGGTGGACGTGGACGGGCCGGACTTCGGCGCGGGCCGCGCGGTGACGGGCGCGCGCACGGAGGTGGGGGACGGCACCACCGTGTTCGTGGAGGACGTGAGCGCGCATGACGCCATGGCGGTGCGGCGGGCCCGCGCCGTGGGCTTCCAGTGGGAAGCAGGGCGCAGCGGCATCAGCGCGGGCGTCCGCTACGAGCGCGGCGTGCGCCACCCGCTGGACATCGACAGCGACCTCACGCGCGACGTGGCCAGCGTCTCCGCGCAGTGGCTTCGCGAGCGCTTCCGCGCGGACGTGCGCGCCGAGCTGCGCCACGAAGAGGGCACCCCCGCGCGCGGCGCCTCCGGCCCGGTGGATCGCACCCAGGTGGTGCTGGCGCTGGCCGCCGAAGCCCAGTTGATGAAGGACGTGACGGCCTCCGGACGGCTGGACTTCGCGCACACCGTGGGCCGCGAGGGACTGGAGGCCCGGTTCGCGGAAGGGTTCGCGGCGCTCGTCTGGCGGCCCGGCCCCTGGCTGGTGGTGGCCCGCTACGGCCTCACCCGCGAGCTGTCCCCCGGCGCCCGCTTCGTGTTTGGAGACCGGGTGCTCCAGACGGTGTCGCTGATGCCGGCGGTGCGCCTGGGCGAGCGGCTCTCCGTGGCGTCGGGGCTGCACGTCGGGCGCTCCAGCCTGGGCGCGTCGTCGCGCTGGGTGTGGACGGGCACGCTGCGGCCCTCGGTGCGGGTGCTGGGCGGACTGGAGGTCGCGGTGGAGGCCGCTCAGCGCACGTCCGCGGCGGATGACCGGGGGTTGAGCGCGCTCCGGCCGGAGGTCGCCTGGCGCATGGACGAGCGCATGCGGGTGGCCCTGGGGTACACCGTCCTGGGCTTCAGCGGCTTGGGTCTGGAGGGCAATCCGGAGGATGCTCCGGACCGCCTCTATCTCCGGGCGGAAGTGGCCTGGTAG
- a CDS encoding FecR domain-containing protein, with the protein MAAPSSRKRQVPFLVGLVLILAALPVGWFVFLRETPAPLPPAAPPRAVVAAAEAKKVVELVLSQFDGNVEVRHGEGAWEPARKDMPLRPTDVVRTGRGSWAVVLNGESVELRMESDTEISVEQLSNELSKVLLSSGLATATVRGRPNVRHTFILKAKNGDAEASTSQGTFTMSNNGKGTVSVGTREGDVKLTGKEGKFVIVRAGQRSIVRPGQAPTEPAPIPSTVFVKMDWPKAKKQREAKLVVTGHTEPGTRVMMNGAVVATDADGGFTLDLDLKEGGNPVRVTAVGVGGTPQEEKRELILDTKPPIEVDAGTLW; encoded by the coding sequence CCTCCCGCAAACGACAGGTGCCGTTCCTCGTCGGGCTCGTGCTCATCCTGGCCGCGCTGCCGGTGGGTTGGTTCGTCTTCCTGAGGGAGACGCCCGCGCCGCTGCCGCCCGCCGCGCCGCCTCGCGCCGTCGTCGCGGCCGCGGAGGCGAAGAAGGTCGTGGAGCTGGTGCTGAGCCAGTTCGACGGCAACGTGGAGGTGCGGCACGGTGAAGGCGCCTGGGAGCCCGCGCGCAAGGACATGCCGTTGCGGCCCACGGACGTGGTGCGCACCGGCCGCGGATCCTGGGCGGTGGTGCTCAACGGCGAATCCGTGGAGCTGCGCATGGAGTCCGACACGGAGATCTCCGTGGAGCAGCTGTCGAACGAGCTGTCGAAGGTGCTCCTGAGCAGCGGTCTGGCCACCGCCACCGTCCGGGGCCGCCCCAACGTCCGCCACACCTTCATCCTGAAGGCGAAGAACGGCGACGCGGAGGCCAGCACCTCCCAGGGTACCTTCACCATGAGCAACAACGGCAAGGGCACCGTGAGCGTGGGCACCCGCGAGGGTGACGTGAAGCTGACCGGCAAGGAGGGCAAGTTCGTCATCGTCCGCGCCGGCCAGCGGTCCATCGTCCGGCCCGGCCAGGCCCCCACCGAGCCCGCGCCCATCCCCAGCACCGTGTTCGTGAAGATGGACTGGCCCAAGGCCAAGAAGCAGCGGGAAGCGAAGCTCGTCGTGACCGGCCACACGGAGCCGGGGACCCGGGTGATGATGAACGGCGCTGTCGTGGCCACGGACGCGGACGGAGGGTTCACGCTCGACCTCGACCTCAAGGAAGGCGGCAACCCCGTCCGGGTGACCGCCGTGGGGGTGGGCGGTACGCCCCAGGAGGAGAAGCGCGAGCTGATCCTGGACACGAAACCCCCGATCGAGGTCGATGCCGGGACGCTCTGGTAG